Sequence from the Marinobacter antarcticus genome:
CGCAAAGGGCTGCCGCTCGCGGGCGTCCAGTGCCGCCAACTCGAAAAGTTCGTCGACCAGCTTGCTGAGGCGAAGGGTTTCGGCCAGAGCCACCCCCAGAAAGCGCCGGCGCTCGTCTGGGCTCAGCTCCTGCTGCTTCATCCCCAGAGTTTCCAGATAGCCCTGAATCGACGCCAGCGGTGTGCGCAAATCGTGTGACACCTGAGCCACCAGTTGGCGGCGCTGGCGATCCTTGTCTTTCAGTAACTCCAGCTGGCCGGCGATGCGGGCAGCCATCTGATCGAACCTCGCTGCCAGGTAATCCACATCGTCCCCGGGAACACCGGTTCTGTCTGCAGTATCGGTGCTTTTGGCATCCTTTGCCCCCGCCTCAAAAGCCTCCACGCGCGCGGTCAGCCGGGACAGGCGTCGTGTCAGCAATCGGAAAAACACCAAGCCTGCCAGCAGCCCGACAAACAGACTGATTACCAGAGCGCCGCCGCCCATCTGTAACAGGCGATCACTGTGCACCATGCTTTCAGCAAAATCATACTCTTCACCCCGGAGAACAACATACAGGTAGCCCGTGGGATTCTCCGCACTGGGCACTGGTGTAACCGAGAATACTTTGCCGCGATCGTGGCTGCGCGGATCGTCGCCCTGCAAGGGATAGGCATCCGGGTTTTCAAGCAGCCTGTGAATCGGCTCCAGCGATACGTGTTTGCGCTTGATTCTGGCCGGATCGGCGGAATAGGAAAGAATGCGTCCGTCCTGATCAAGCAAGTAAATCTCGATGCTGGGGTTAATGGTCATATAAAGATCGAACAGGCGCTCCAGCTCACTGTGATTGATTCTGCCGTCGGT
This genomic interval carries:
- a CDS encoding sensor histidine kinase translates to MTRPLFQTLYARLALGLFLLLVIVGGLFTVLSLYSVREYSAAVNQALNRDLASDLVSDRNLVTDGRINHSELERLFDLYMTINPSIEIYLLDQDGRILSYSADPARIKRKHVSLEPIHRLLENPDAYPLQGDDPRSHDRGKVFSVTPVPSAENPTGYLYVVLRGEEYDFAESMVHSDRLLQMGGGALVISLFVGLLAGLVFFRLLTRRLSRLTARVEAFEAGAKDAKSTDTADRTGVPGDDVDYLAARFDQMAARIAGQLELLKDKDRQRRQLVAQVSHDLRTPLASIQGYLETLGMKQQELSPDERRRFLGVALAETLRLSKLVDELFELAALDARERQPFAEPFMPAELLHDVVQKHRPKAEQASVVLNITGAQPAMVLADIAMTERVLDNLIGNAIDHSPRGAEVKLSVFADSGGVEICVLDAGKGIAPEDIDHVFDPFYQAPGASRSGHAGLGLAIARRMAELQQGRVSVENHPGAGAAFRFWLPLADSTPKESTAL